In Raphanus sativus cultivar WK10039 chromosome 5, ASM80110v3, whole genome shotgun sequence, the following proteins share a genomic window:
- the LOC108861513 gene encoding nitrile-specifier protein 1-like: MAQKLDAKGGKKGNVWDDGVHENVRKVYLGKGQDCISFVKFEYVDDSEVVIGDQHGEQTQEVEEFVVDVDDYIVYVEAFRETVTQETIVDLKFETSKGKTNRQFKMMGPGVKFVLQGGKIVGFHGRSTNVLHAFGAYVSDPLSTFQLHGKWTKVEQEGKAPGLRCSHAIAQVGNKIYSFGGEFTPNVPIDKDLYVFDLKTGKWSIAPATGDIPHLSCLGVRMVSVGTTLYVFGGRDASRKYNGFYSYDTTKNVWKLLTPVEEGPTPRSFHSMAADDKNVYVFGGVSSTVRVKTLDVYNIADKKWKQCATPGEAFSIRGGSGLEVVNGKVWVVYGFNNYEIDDIYCYDPVQDKWTQVEPFGEQPSGRSVFASAVVGKYIVMFGGEIEMDPQAHVGPGQLIDGTFALDTETLKWERLDKLGEEKEVEGTTSGSSRLSIHLGIPNLLDVDVSIGNPFGGHKKKKEEEKKQETPEIRGWTASTSATINGKKGLMMHGGKAQTNDRFDDLFFYEFE, encoded by the exons ATGGCCCAAAAGCTGGACGCAAAGGGTGGTAAGAAAGGAAATGTATGGGATGATGGGGTTCACGAAAATGTTAGAAAAGTATATTTAGGGAAAGGCCAGGATTGTATATCCTTTGTCAAGTTTGAGTATGTTGATGACTCTGAAGTGGTAATTGGAGATCAACATGGAGAACAAACACAAGAAGTTGAGGAG TTTGTGGTTGATGTAGATGATTACATCGTTTACGTAGAAGCTTTCCGTGAGACAGTAACTCAAGAAACCATTGTGGATCTTAAGTTCGAGACTAGCAAAGGCAAAACCAATAGACAGTTCAAGATGATGGGTCCGGGGGTAAAGTTTGTTCTCCAAGGTGGCAAAATCGTTGGGTTTCACGGCCGTTCGACCAATGTTCTTCACGCCTTTGGAGCCTATGTTTCTGACCCATTATCCACTTTTCAATTGCATGGAAAGTGGACAAAG GTGGAGCAAGAAGGAAAGGCCCCAGGGCTAAGATGCTCACATGCCATAGCACAAGTAGGAAACAAGATTTACTCCTTTGGTGGCGAATTCACACCAAATGTGCCTATCGACAAAGATCTTTACGTCTTTGACCTCAAGACCGGGAAATGGTCCATTGCTCCAGCCACAGGAGACATTCCACACCTCTCCTGCTTAGGCGTCCGAATGGTGTCAGTTGGAACGACCCTCTATGTCTTTGGGGGCCGAGACGCTTCCCGCAAATACAACGGTTTCTACTCTTATGACACAACAAAAAACGTGTGGAAACTACTAACTCCGGTCGAAGAAGGGCCCACTCCTCGTAGCTTCCACTCTATGGCAGCCGATGATAAAAACGTTTATGTTTTCGGTGGAGTGAGTTCTACGGTGCGGGTCAAGACCCTGGACGTTTACAACATCGCTGATAAGAAGTGGAAGCAGTGTGCGACCCCAGGAGAAGCTTTTAGTATAAGAGGAGGATCCGGACTCGAAGTGGTGAATGGGAAGGTTTGGGTGGTTTATGGATTCAACAACTATGAAATTGATGATATATATTGCTACGATCCTGTTCAGGACAAGTGGACACAAGTGGAACCATTCGGTGAGCAGCCTTCTGGAAGGAGTGTTTTCGCTAGTGCAGTTGTTGGGAAATACATTGTGATGTTTGGAGGTGAGATAGAGATGGACCCACAAGCTCACGTCGGTCCGGGACAATTGATTGATGGGACTTTTGCGTTAGATACAGAGACGTTGAAGTGGGAGAGGTTGGATAAACTAGGTGAAGAAAAAGAGGTGGAGGGGACAACGAGTGGGTCATCAAGACTATCAATACATCTTGGGATCCCAAACCTATTAGATGTAGATGTTTCGATCGGAAACCCTTTTGGAGGCcacaagaagaaaaaggaagaagagaagaagcagGAGACTCCGGAGATCAGGGGATGGACAGCTTCCACGAGTGCGACAATTAATGGTAAGAAAGGGCTCATGATGCATGGTGGCAAAGCTCAGACCAATGACCGTTTTGATGATCTCTTCTTTTACGAGTTCGAATAA